Proteins encoded within one genomic window of Streptomyces sp. NBC_01314:
- a CDS encoding carboxylesterase/lipase family protein: MSITSRPEAQVGGGTVRGRSEDGLVVFRGIPFAQPPVGEQRFAAPQPVLPWDGVREAAAYGPPPPQSSAFGLIPPWEGGEDHEWLTVNVWSPAYGSAPAAALPVMVWIYGGAFLAGHAGQPDYDGATLAAQGVVVVTLNYRLGMEGFAQIEGASANRGLLDQVAALEWVRDNIAAFGGDPDRVAVFGESAGAASIAALLAMPRAAGLFRRAITQSASSTFFSPELADDIAVACAAELGLRPTLADLSSVDPTALAAAGDAVAAKMAQYEDRWGPVAHTVTPFSPVVDGEILPTDPWQAIAAGSARDIDLVVGHNREEYRLFIAQAGQLGRITDEQATAVLRGLAPRPEVEAAYRARGYAAGELYERIYSDWLFDMPSLHLAEAHATAGGRSYLYRLNWSAPAFGGAFGACHALDIGLVFGNLSAGLSTLLIGEQPPADAVALSQWMRSAWTAFATTGTPGWPEYDTEQRLTQLIDTEGRVTPYPAETTRRIWADHTFNALPLRPA; this comes from the coding sequence ATGAGCATCACCAGCCGCCCCGAGGCCCAGGTCGGTGGCGGGACCGTGCGTGGCCGCAGTGAGGACGGCCTCGTCGTTTTCCGCGGCATACCCTTCGCCCAGCCACCAGTCGGCGAACAGCGTTTCGCGGCGCCCCAGCCCGTGCTGCCGTGGGACGGGGTGCGTGAGGCCGCTGCCTACGGGCCCCCGCCGCCACAGTCCTCCGCATTCGGGCTCATCCCGCCCTGGGAGGGCGGCGAGGATCACGAGTGGCTGACGGTGAACGTATGGTCCCCCGCCTACGGCAGTGCACCCGCGGCGGCCCTGCCGGTCATGGTGTGGATCTACGGCGGTGCCTTCCTGGCCGGGCATGCGGGTCAGCCCGACTACGACGGGGCTACGCTGGCCGCGCAGGGCGTGGTCGTCGTGACACTGAACTACCGCTTGGGCATGGAGGGTTTCGCGCAGATCGAGGGTGCGTCGGCCAACCGGGGGCTGCTCGACCAGGTCGCCGCGCTGGAATGGGTGCGGGACAACATCGCCGCGTTCGGCGGCGACCCGGACCGGGTGGCCGTCTTCGGCGAGTCCGCCGGGGCCGCCTCGATCGCCGCGCTGCTGGCCATGCCCCGGGCCGCCGGACTGTTCCGGCGGGCGATCACGCAGAGCGCGTCGAGCACCTTCTTCTCCCCGGAACTGGCCGACGACATCGCCGTCGCGTGCGCCGCCGAACTCGGGCTGCGGCCGACACTGGCCGATCTCTCCTCCGTCGATCCGACCGCGCTGGCCGCGGCGGGCGACGCGGTGGCCGCGAAGATGGCCCAGTACGAGGACCGCTGGGGGCCGGTGGCGCACACCGTGACTCCCTTCTCTCCGGTCGTCGACGGGGAGATCCTGCCGACCGACCCGTGGCAGGCGATCGCCGCCGGCTCGGCGCGCGACATCGACCTGGTCGTCGGTCACAACCGCGAGGAGTACCGGCTGTTCATCGCCCAGGCCGGACAGCTCGGCCGGATCACCGACGAACAGGCGACGGCTGTCCTGCGGGGTCTTGCACCGCGACCCGAGGTGGAGGCGGCATACCGGGCCCGCGGCTACGCGGCCGGTGAGCTGTACGAGCGGATCTACTCCGACTGGCTGTTCGACATGCCCAGCCTGCACCTGGCCGAAGCGCACGCCACCGCCGGCGGCCGGTCCTACCTCTACCGGCTGAACTGGTCGGCCCCGGCCTTCGGCGGCGCGTTCGGAGCCTGCCACGCGCTGGACATCGGACTGGTTTTCGGCAACCTGAGCGCAGGACTGAGCACCCTCTTGATCGGTGAGCAGCCACCCGCCGACGCGGTGGCCCTTTCCCAGTGGATGCGCTCCGCGTGGACGGCCTTCGCCACCACCGGCACCCCCGGCTGGCCCGAGTACGACACCGAACAGCGCCTCACCCAGCTCATCGACACCGAAGGCCGCGTCACGCCCTACCCGGCCGAAACCACCCGCCGTATCTGGGCGGACCACACCTTCAACGCCCTTCCGCTACGCCCGGCCTGA
- a CDS encoding DoxX family protein gives MFIAYVVLAVVLSLLLVFSAVPDFTRDPKITEGLKALGVPDNWFLPLGLVKIAGALGLLAGIVFRPLGIAAAIGVVLYFLGAVITHLRGGDKKGSATPAAIMLFAVAPLVLGFATV, from the coding sequence GTGTTCATCGCCTATGTCGTCCTCGCTGTCGTGCTGTCCCTGCTGCTGGTCTTCTCCGCCGTTCCCGACTTCACCCGGGACCCGAAGATCACAGAGGGGCTCAAGGCACTCGGGGTGCCCGACAACTGGTTCCTGCCGCTCGGCCTGGTCAAGATCGCGGGCGCTCTGGGGCTGCTGGCCGGCATCGTCTTCCGACCGTTGGGCATCGCGGCGGCGATCGGTGTCGTCCTGTACTTCCTGGGCGCCGTGATCACGCACCTCCGTGGAGGCGACAAGAAGGGAAGCGCCACCCCGGCCGCCATCATGCTCTTTGCCGTGGCGCCGCTGGTACTGGGGTTCGCGACGGTCTGA